Genomic DNA from Catellatospora sp. TT07R-123:
GCGGTCAGAAGGCGCCGTCGACGTCGCTGGAGTAGCGGTTGCGGTCGCGTTCGGCCTGGTCCACCTGCCACGGGAGCCGGTAGGCGACGGCGGCCCGCAGCAGCGCTCGCTGGTCCGGGTCGAGTGCCTCGACCGCCGGATGCGGCAGCAGCCCCGCGCAGTGCTCGCGGAAGGGATCCCGGCGCAGCGGCCAGCAACCGTGCCTCCTGCGCCCGCAGGAACTCCTCGCGCCGCCGGCGCGGCTCGGGGCTCCAGGTCAGCTCGACCAGCCCGGTCGGCCCGTCGTGGCCGCGGAAGAAGTCCAGCGCCGCCGCCTCGACCGGATGGTCCGGCTCGCCTCCGCCCGCCACCGGCGCGACCAGCCCCTCCGGGCTGATGCTGATCAGCCCGGCACGCAGGAGCGCGGCGGCCGCGGGCTCGTAGAAGCCGTCGGCGGGCCCGGCCACGGCGACGGCGTGGTAGGGGTCGATCGCGGTGTCGTCGATGTCCGCGCCGTCGCGGCGGTCGGTCCGGTCGCGCAGCCGCCTTACGGTGCCCAGCACCAGGAGCACGGCCGCCGCGACCGCCGTCGCCACGCCCGCCAGGGCCCACTGACTCATCGGCCCATCGTCTCAATGAGACGACGGGCCGAGCCAGACCGCTAGGCCGAACGCAGCGTGAGCAGGGTGATCTCACTGGGCGCGAAGACCCGGAACGGCGGACCCCAGAAACCGGTGCCCCGGCTGGTGTACATCTGCGTCCGCTCCCCGTGCCGGGTCAGGCCCTGCACGGCCGGCTGGTCCACCCGCACCAGGTAGTGGAACGGCCAGATCTGACCGCCGTGCGTGTGGCCGGAGATCTGCAGGTCCACCCCGCCCGCCACGGCCGCCCCGATCTGCTGCGGCTGGTGCGCCAGCAGCAGCACCGGCAGGTCCGCGTCGGCGCCCGCGAGCGCCGCGGCCAGGTCGGCCTGGTGCCCCGGACTGCCCGACGACTTCGCGGTACGGTCGTCGACGCCCGCCACCACCAGCGTGTCCGCACCCCGGCGCACCAGCAGGTGCCGGTTGTGCAGCGACTGCCAGCCGAGCTCCTGCATGTGGTCCAGCCACCCCTGCGCGTCGCCCATGTACTCGTGGTTGCCGGTGACGTACACCCGGGCGTCGCGGGCGCGGATGTCGGCCAGCGGCGCGGCCTGCGCCCGGCGCTGGCCCACAGATCCGTCGGCGATGTCACCGGTGTGGCAGACGATGTCGGCGTCGAGGGTGTTCACGACCTCGGTGACGCCCTTGGACCAGCGCTCGCGGTCGATCGGGCCGTAGTGGGTGTCGGTGAGCAGCGCCACCTTCAGCCCGTCCAGCTCGCGGCCCAGGCGCGGCAGCACCACCTCGACGCGGCGCACCCGGGGCACCCGCATCGCCTCGACGTACCCCCAGGCGAGCAGGACCACGCTGACCAGCAGCGTGAACGCCACCACGATCCGGGAGCGGGCCGGGTCGGCGACCCCGGCCACCGACAGCGCGAGCCGCAGCACGTTGCCGAGAATCGACCAGACGAACAGCACCCAGAACACGCCGAGCAGGGTGTCGCCGATCCGGGCGGCCCAGTCGACGCGCCGGCCGTGGCCGAAGATCATCAGCGGCGGGAACGACACCAGCGCCACCGCGAACAGCACCGACCCGGCCACGCCGACCGGGGCCGGCCACTGCGCGGCCGAGCGCAGCAGCGTCCACCAGGGCACGCCGACCAGCAGGCTCAGCACCACGGTCAGGATGGAGAAGAAGAGCAGCGGACTCCGGCCGCGGCGGGCCGGGCGTACCGTGACGGTTTCGGTGGACATCGTGCTCCTCGCGTGCGGTTGGCCTACGGCCAAGCATGCCTCAGAAACACTGAACGCCGGCTGAAGGTTTCCCGCAGTTTGGCCATCAGAGTCCGGTCGCCCTCGTACGGTCGGTGGTGAGGCGGAACCGGGGCGACCCGCTGCGGGCCCAGGCCGGGGCGGCGGATTTCGGCGGCCCACCGGCCGACGCAGCCCGACCATCGAACGGCACCCGGGCTAGTTCGTCAGTGCGACGTACAAAGGTGTGCCGACCAGTACGGTTCCCCCGCTCAGGCTGGGGCCGTGCTGAAGCCGACGGGCCACGAACTCCACCGGCTGACTGACGGCGCCGTGGGGAAAGACAACGTTCTCGAAATGACCCAATCGATATGCCTCGTCGGCACCGGCGAAGTCATCTGCGACGTAGGACTCCAACGCCCGGCCTATGGCGCGGTGCAGGCCCGGAATCAGATACGACTTTCGCCCCGCACGCCGGACGGCGGCATCGATGCCCAGCAGGTGTGACCCCACTTGCGCAGAGACCCCGCCGAATTGCCGGTTCGACAGAGCATCGTTCAGGTCGCGAGGGTGGCCCAGTTCGGACGGCAGGTCGAAGTGCCCTTGCGAACAGCCCAGGCGAACCCGCGTTTCGCCTTCTTCACCGGCGAAGAGCATCACGCCGCCGCCGAGCGAGCCGTACCGCATCGTCATCCGGCTCCGGAAGTACGACTTCGGAGCGTCGCAGGTGCCCAGCTGCTCCAGGCGATCCAGTGCCTCGAGCACGACCCTCAGGCGGGAAAAGGTCGTGTCCGGTCTTCCCACAGACGAGATCTCGACCGAGATGACCTTCAGATCGATATGCAGTGCCTTTGCCGCGCGCCGCAACGCACCTGTGTCCACCTGGTAGTAGAGCGCGTCGACCTTCGGCGGCGAGATGTAGATGAAGTGCTTCAGCTCTTGCGGTGCTGGCCTCTTCCACCAAGGAAATCCCACCATGGCCCAGAGGATATCGATCGATGCCAGGACTGCCGACTCGGTCGATTGGGTACAGCTCACTGCTCCGACCCACCGTATCGACGGTACGGGGGCGACGCCGTAGGCTCTCGCGCCATGACGCTGCCGGTTGCCGCACAGATCACCGTCGCCGCGGTCTGGATGGGGCTCTACCTGGGGCTGTCGCTGCGCTACCACCGCCGCTGGGACGCGCGGATACGCGCCGCGCTCGGTCGCCGCCCCGGCACGCAGGTCGGCCGGGCCGCTCCTGACCCGACGCACGGGCCGCCCATGATCGGTGTCCGCGGTCGAAAAGCTCCTCCATCGGCGAGGTTTCGACCGGAGACCGCGATCATCGACCACCCGGCACGGCAGCGGGCCGGAGGCCGTCGCGTCAGGACGCTGGCGGCGGTGGTCGCCACGGCGTGAGTACATTCTCGGCGTGACACACGACCAGACCGCCCCCGCGCGCCATCCCGGTTCGACCACGCTGTCGGCGCTGATGGGTGCCGCGGCCGGGGCCGCCCTCGCCGCGGGCCGCGGCGGTGTCGCGGTCGCGGTGGCGGCCGTCGCCGGTGCCGTCGCCGTGGCCGCCGCCGACCGGATCGCCCGCGCGCGGCAGCGGCCGGGCGAGATCCCGGCCCTGTGGTCGCGGATCGTGGCGAGCACCGCCCTGGCGGCCGCGCTGGGCTGGGTGCTCGGCCTCGTGGTCCACCGCCCGCTGTGGGTCGGCGTGATCGCCGGGGCGGTCGCGGGCCTGCTCGGGCTGCGGCCGCAGAAGGTGCTGCTCGGCCCGGTCGTGGGTCTGGTGGTGGGCGCAGCGCTCGCGGCGGTGTGGCCCGAGGTGTCGGCCGCCGCCGTCGCCGCGGCGACGGTCCTGCTGTTCCGGTGCCTGTCGGCGCTGGTCTTCCGGGACCCGCAGATCAGCCTGCTCGCCGAGCAGGCGCCCGCGTGGGAGCTGCCGTTCGTGGTGCCGCTGACGGCGGCCACCCGGTATGTGGGCACCGGCTACGTCCGCGAGCTGGCCGACCGGCTCGGCGGCGACTACACCCCGGACGCGCCCGACGTCGGCATCGTGTCCGACCTGGACGAGCTGGCCGGGCCGGGCTTCGATCCGGCCGCCGTCGACCCGCTGGTGCGCGAGTTCTACGAGCACACGACCCGGTTCGCCCTCGACGTGGTGCCGCACTGGCGGACCTGGGTGCGCCCCGGCTACCTGCTGTACCGCAACCTGGTCGCCCGCCCGCTCGGCCAGGCCAACGTGCCCATGAACCAGCGCGAGTCCCAGCGCGGGGTGCGCAGCCGCATCGACACCATCAGCACCGGCCGGGACGGCGTGGTCAGCCAGCGCGGCTGGATCAGGTCGTTCGCCGATACCGACGAACCGATCTACGTGGGCATCTACACCACCTACCGGCACGGGGACCGGGGCTACGTCAGCGTCGGGTTCCCGCTGCCGCAGGCGAGTTTCACCGCGACGCTCGCGCCGAGCGCCCGGCCGGGCGGCGGGCTGGTGCTGGCGAGCGTCGGCGACACCGACCAGCCCGGTCACTACCTGACCGTCGTCGACGAGCGGACCGGCAGGCTCACCACCGCGGCGGTGCACGGGTTCCGGGAGCGCCTCGACGTCCACCTCGACCGCGGCCGGCTGCGGGCCGAGCACGCGTTCTGGCTGTTCGGGTTCCCGTTCCTGGTGCTGGAGTACGTGATGCACCGCAAGTCCGGCGAGCCGTCCTGACCCGGCTCAGGCGATCCGGGACAGATCCGCGGCGGTGACCCCGGTCAGGCGGGGACCGCCCCGCAGGTGATGTTCAGCGACGTGGCGGTGATGCTGCGGGCGGCGTCGGACGCGGCGAAGACGGCGACATTGCCGACGTCGGCGAGGCTCGCGGCCCGGCCGAGCATGGTCTTGGCCTCGATCGCGGCGGTGACGTCGGCGCGGCCGGGCATGCCCGCCGGGATCGTCTCGGGCACCCCGCCGGTCTGGAGCGTGATCACGCGTACGCCGCGCGGGCCGAGCTCGCAGGCCAGGGCCCGGCGCAGCGACTCCAGCCCGCCGAAGGCGACCTGCATGCCGCCGAGGTTCGGCATGGGGTCGCCGTACCCGCCGAAGAGCAGGATGGCGCCGGAGCGCTGCGCGGCCATGTGCCGGGCGGCGGCGCGGGCGGTGAGGAAGTTGGTGCGGAGGGCGGTGCGGACCGGCTGCTCGAAGTCGTCGAGGCTGATCTCGGTGAGCGGCCGGCCGAGCACGGCACCATGCGAGATCACGTTGAGGGTGACGTCGACGCTGCCGAACTGCTCGGCCACGGCGTCGACGTGCGCGGTCACCGCCGCCTCGTCGAGGGCGTCGACGGCGGCGGGTTCGGCGGCGCCGCCGCTGTCGCGGATCTGCCGGGCGACGTGGTCCAGCCGGGCCGGGGTGCGGCCGACCAGGTGCACGACGGCACCCTGGGCCGCGAACGCGCGCGACACCGCGCCGCCGATGGCGCCGCCGGCGCCGTACACGATCGCGTTCTTGCCCTTGAGCAGCATCGCCGCACCTCTCGGTCGCCCGGCGCCGCCGCGGCGCCCGCCTGATCACCGTATGCCTGCGCCGGTCCGCGGCCCGCGCAGGGTCGGCCGGTTTGGGCGGATCGGGGGCCACCGGGCCGCACGGTCGCGCAGACTCGCAGGTGAGAGGGGGTGGCCCGGGTGGTGACCGAGGAGGGTGCGGCCGACTACGGCCCGATCGCGCAGGTCCAGGAGGGCATGCGGGTGTACGACAGCGCCGGTGCCGACCTCGGCGAGGTCGTCGACGTGAAACTGGGCGACCCGCTGGCCGTGACCGAGGAGGGCCAGCTCCTCGGCGAGCCGCGCGGCCTGCTCGGGGTGGTGCTCGACCCGGCCGCCGGCGAGCCGCACGTGCCGTGGGAGCTCGCCCAGGGGCTGCTGCGCGCCGGCTACGTGAAGATCCATCACGGCGGCCTGCTGCACCGCCACACCTGTTATGCCCCGGCCGGCGACGTCGCCGGGGTGGACGGCGACACGGTGCGCCTGTCGGTGACGCGCGAGCAGCTGCTGCCCGAGCAATGACGGTCAAGCCTCCACGACGGACGGTCCCGCCGATAGGGTGAGCCCATGCGAGTGCACGCGCGGGGTCTGGAGTTCGACGTGTCCGTGTCCGGCCCGGACGACGGGCGGCCGGTGCTGCTGCTGCACGGGTTCCCGCAGCACGCCGGCGAGTGGGACGCGGTGGCGGCCCGCCTGGCCGCCGCCGGGATGCGCACGTACGCGCTGGACCAGCGCGGCTACAGCCCCGGCGCCCGGCCCACCGAGGTCGAGTCGTACCGGGTGGACGAGCTCGTCGCCGACGCGCTCGCCGTGCTGGACGAGCTCGGCGTGGCCTGGGCCGACGTGGTCGGCCACGACTGGGGCGCGGTGGTGGCCTGGTATCTGGCGGCGCGGCACCCGGGGCGGGTGCGGACGCTGACCGCGGTGTCGGTGCCGCATCCGGCGGCGTACCTCGCGGCGCTGGCGGCCGACCCCGACCAGCAGGGGCGCTCGGCGTACATCCAGCTGTTCCAGCAGGCGGGGGTGGCCGAGGAGGTGCTGCTCGGCGACGACGCGCAGCGGCTGCGCGCGGTGTTCACCGGCTGCCCGCCCGAGTCGGTCGAGTCGTACGTCGCGCCGATGCGCGAGCCGGGGGCGCTGACGGCGGCGCTGAACTGGTACCGCGCGGGCGACTTCCACGACATGGGGCGGCTGGGCCCGGTCAGTGTGCCGACGACGTTCGTGTGGAGTGACGGCGACCTGGCGGTGGGCCGGGTCGCCGCGGAGAACTGCCCCGAACACGTGACCGGCGACTACCGGTTCGTCGCCGTGCCCGGGGTGAGCCACTGGATCCCCGACGAGGCGCCCGACGCGGTCGCCGACGCGATCCTGGCCCGTACGGCCGCTTGACCGCGACGGGGCGGGTGCCACGCTGGCGGCACCCGCCCCGTCCGGGTCAGCTCAGCGCCGCGGCGTCCGGCAGCGGGCCGTCGTCCCACCGGGCGCCGATCAGCGCGGTGTAGCTGCTGAGGCGGGCCGAGGTCCAGGTCTCCACGCCCAGCGCCAGCCCGGTGGCCCGGTCGACGATCAGGCGCTGCTGGGCGGTGCCGAAGTCGCCCCGCCGGCTGATCGCGACGGCGACGCCGGACCGGCCGAGCTGGTCGGTCACCGGGCCCAGCGACCTCATCCCGGGCAGCGCGGCGAGCATCCGGTAGGCCGCCGCGCGGACCTGCGGCGACACCGGCAGGTCGAGCACCAGCCCGATCCCGGCGTAGTACACCACCAGGTCGCCGTCCTCGGTGCCGCCGACGGCGCGGTCGTAGGCGAGGACCTGGCGGCGCAGCGCGGCCGGGTCGGTCGGCAGCTCCGCCAGCTCCCGCAGCGTCCGGGCCTGCCCGGCCAGCAGGAAGTTGGTGGCGGCGCGGTGGCCCTGCATCGGCCGGGCCCGCCACGGCCCGTCCTCGCGCATGAACGAGCTGGAGGGCAGGCCGTCGACGGCGGCGAGCCACCGCTCCTCCTGGATCCGGCGCCGGTCGCCGTGCTCGACCCGCGTCAC
This window encodes:
- a CDS encoding metallophosphoesterase produces the protein MSTETVTVRPARRGRSPLLFFSILTVVLSLLVGVPWWTLLRSAAQWPAPVGVAGSVLFAVALVSFPPLMIFGHGRRVDWAARIGDTLLGVFWVLFVWSILGNVLRLALSVAGVADPARSRIVVAFTLLVSVVLLAWGYVEAMRVPRVRRVEVVLPRLGRELDGLKVALLTDTHYGPIDRERWSKGVTEVVNTLDADIVCHTGDIADGSVGQRRAQAAPLADIRARDARVYVTGNHEYMGDAQGWLDHMQELGWQSLHNRHLLVRRGADTLVVAGVDDRTAKSSGSPGHQADLAAALAGADADLPVLLLAHQPQQIGAAVAGGVDLQISGHTHGGQIWPFHYLVRVDQPAVQGLTRHGERTQMYTSRGTGFWGPPFRVFAPSEITLLTLRSA
- a CDS encoding SAVMC3_10250 family protein — its product is MVGFPWWKRPAPQELKHFIYISPPKVDALYYQVDTGALRRAAKALHIDLKVISVEISSVGRPDTTFSRLRVVLEALDRLEQLGTCDAPKSYFRSRMTMRYGSLGGGVMLFAGEEGETRVRLGCSQGHFDLPSELGHPRDLNDALSNRQFGGVSAQVGSHLLGIDAAVRRAGRKSYLIPGLHRAIGRALESYVADDFAGADEAYRLGHFENVVFPHGAVSQPVEFVARRLQHGPSLSGGTVLVGTPLYVALTN
- a CDS encoding SDR family NAD(P)-dependent oxidoreductase, with protein sequence MLLKGKNAIVYGAGGAIGGAVSRAFAAQGAVVHLVGRTPARLDHVARQIRDSGGAAEPAAVDALDEAAVTAHVDAVAEQFGSVDVTLNVISHGAVLGRPLTEISLDDFEQPVRTALRTNFLTARAAARHMAAQRSGAILLFGGYGDPMPNLGGMQVAFGGLESLRRALACELGPRGVRVITLQTGGVPETIPAGMPGRADVTAAIEAKTMLGRAASLADVGNVAVFAASDAARSITATSLNITCGAVPA
- a CDS encoding alpha/beta fold hydrolase; translated protein: MRVHARGLEFDVSVSGPDDGRPVLLLHGFPQHAGEWDAVAARLAAAGMRTYALDQRGYSPGARPTEVESYRVDELVADALAVLDELGVAWADVVGHDWGAVVAWYLAARHPGRVRTLTAVSVPHPAAYLAALAADPDQQGRSAYIQLFQQAGVAEEVLLGDDAQRLRAVFTGCPPESVESYVAPMREPGALTAALNWYRAGDFHDMGRLGPVSVPTTFVWSDGDLAVGRVAAENCPEHVTGDYRFVAVPGVSHWIPDEAPDAVADAILARTAA
- a CDS encoding CU044_5270 family protein, which encodes MSHRDTMRALAQARPHHLDPATPGDPTAITSYPRETAMTPATRRPVGRLVLATALPAAALAVAAAVLIGGTSGPAQPRTAQPTGAQPPASASAAPAELPAEAGAILLVAAARTDAVPAAAGRYWVTRVEHGDRRRIQEERWLAAVDGLPSSSFMREDGPWRARPMQGHRAATNFLLAGQARTLRELAELPTDPAALRRQVLAYDRAVGGTEDGDLVVYYAGIGLVLDLPVSPQVRAAAYRMLAALPGMRSLGPVTDQLGRSGVAVAISRRGDFGTAQQRLIVDRATGLALGVETWTSARLSSYTALIGARWDDGPLPDAAALS